In Mytilus trossulus isolate FHL-02 chromosome 6, PNRI_Mtr1.1.1.hap1, whole genome shotgun sequence, a single window of DNA contains:
- the LOC134720869 gene encoding uncharacterized protein LOC134720869 gives MADDRDRLRVRGRFIRKDRFKKSTRMDSLNESGNLIQWGDHEYGSRGEMPSEPTKEQTPVLVENIASNVTVSTDIGQSKNISWNEGRRVVELEVLAEQLFCNRCNTPLHLKDIVGEMRYGLGSLLEVACQICSGMKLVSTGKRNEKGAFDINSKVALAMMHSGMGPDHVVNFLSTCNIPPPDPKTLKKKEKCIALSLIDEASDSCITASAEEKAISPSDELECSFDAGWQTRGSGWQYNSNTGHSSLVGVKTGKVLDYDVRSKLCSICQHHLGRKETVPNHQCNSNWHGSSKAMEPDMALSMVTRMDNRGCTVGIIHADNDSTTSSRLKQKFANIKKRDDKNHVKKNLSKQLYAAANKYKELKGKGVIPYILRCYMYAISSNQSKENDLCERLDSIVPHLFGDHSGCSGDWCTYSKQPETYRFKFN, from the exons ATGGCAGACGACCGCGACCGCCTTCGTGTTCGCGGTCGGTTTATTAGGAAAGacagatttaaaaaatccacaagGATGGACTCTTTAAATGAGAGTGGTAATTTGATTCAATGGGGAGACCATGAATACGGTTCGAGGGGAGAAATGCCATCGGAACCGACAAAAGAACAGACACCGGTATTAGTTGAAAACATTGCCTCGAATGTTACGGTTTCAACTGATATCGGACAGAGTAAAAACATCTCATGGAATGAAGGCAGGAGGGTTGTTGAGTTGGAAGTTCTAGCGGAACAACTCTTCTGCAACAGATGCAACACCCCACTCCATCTGAAGGATATAGTTGGTGAAATGAg GTACGGCTTAGGTAGTCTTTTGGAGGTGGCATGTCAGATATGCTCTGGTATGAAACTGGTATCTACAGGCAAGCGGAATGAGAAAGGAGCATTTGATATTAACTCAAAAGTCGCTCTTG CAATGATGCACTCTGGAATGGGTCCTGATCATGTTGTGAATTTTCTCAGCACATGTAACATACCCCCACCTGATCCTAAGACACTGAAAAAGAAGGAGAAATGCATAGCATTGTCACTTATTGATGAGGCATCTGATTCCTGCATAACTGCTAGTGCAGAAGAAAAAGCTATTTCTCCAAGTGATGAATTAGAATGCAGTTTTGACGCTGGTTGGCAAACAAGAGGCTCTGGTTGGCAATATAACAGTAACACAG GACATTCCAGTCTAGTTGGTGTAAAGACTGGTAAAGTTCTAGACTATGATGTAAGAAGTAAACTATGCAGTATATGCCAGCATCATTTGGGAAGAAAGGAAACAGTTCCAAATCATCAATGCAACAGTAATTGGCATG gatcaAGTAAAGCCATGGAGCCTGACATGGCTTTATCAATGGTTACTAGGATGGACAACAGAGGGTGCACAGTCGGCATAATTCACGCAGACAATGACTCTACAACATCATCCAGGCTAAAGCAAAAGTttgcaaacataaaaaaaagagacGATAAAAACCATGTCAAGAAAAATCTGTCGAAACAACTGTATGCAGCAGCAAATAAGTACAAAGAGCTGAAGGGGAAAGGAGTCATTCCATACATACTTAGATGTTATATGTATGCCATAAGTTCAAACCAGTCAAAGGAGAATGATCTTTGTGAAAGATTAGACAGTATAGTTCCTCACCTATTTGGAGACCATTCAGGCTGTTCTGGGGATTGGTGCACATATTCCAAGCAACCAGAAACTTACAGGtttaaatttaactaa